One Streptococcus gallolyticus subsp. gallolyticus DSM 16831 DNA window includes the following coding sequences:
- the xseA gene encoding exodeoxyribonuclease VII large subunit — MSDYLSVSSLTKYLKLKFDRDPYLERVYLTGQVSNFRRRPTHQYFSLKDENAVIQATMWAGTFKKLGFELEEGMKINVVGRVQLYEPSGSYSIIIEKAEPDGIGALAIQFEQLKKKLAEAGYFDERHKRQLPQFVKKIGVVTSPSGAVIRDIITTVSRRFPGVEILLFPTKVQGEGASQEVAANIAKANERDDLDLLIIGRGGGSIEDLWAFNEEIVVQAIFESRLPVISSVGHETDTTLADYVADRRAATPTAAAELATPVTKADIISWIAERQNRAYQASLRVIKQKQERLDKLAKSVIFRQPERLYDGYVQKLDRLTTQLTNTMQTQFNQASQRQQLLNQRLLAVDLGSDIRRYQERLEAFQRLLISNMTSQYDSKLARFEKAQDALLSLDTSRIIARGYAMVQKNEEIISSVTDVTVGDQLTVRLKDGQLEVEVKDAK, encoded by the coding sequence ATGTCGGATTATTTAAGTGTCTCGAGTTTGACTAAATACCTTAAATTAAAATTTGATCGTGACCCTTATTTGGAGCGAGTTTATTTGACAGGTCAGGTCTCCAATTTTCGTCGTCGTCCAACGCATCAATATTTTTCGTTGAAAGATGAAAATGCGGTGATTCAAGCGACGATGTGGGCAGGAACCTTTAAAAAACTTGGTTTTGAGCTGGAAGAAGGCATGAAAATCAATGTTGTTGGTCGTGTCCAACTTTATGAACCAAGTGGTTCTTATTCGATTATTATTGAAAAAGCTGAGCCAGATGGAATTGGTGCCTTAGCGATTCAGTTTGAACAATTGAAGAAAAAATTAGCAGAAGCTGGTTATTTTGATGAGCGACATAAGCGTCAATTACCACAATTTGTTAAGAAAATTGGTGTTGTTACCAGTCCAAGCGGAGCGGTCATTCGTGATATTATCACGACCGTTTCACGACGTTTTCCAGGGGTTGAAATCCTTCTTTTTCCAACAAAAGTTCAAGGTGAAGGCGCTAGTCAAGAAGTAGCTGCAAATATTGCCAAAGCTAATGAGCGGGATGATCTTGACCTTTTGATTATCGGTCGTGGGGGAGGTTCGATTGAGGATCTCTGGGCGTTCAATGAGGAAATCGTTGTTCAAGCCATTTTTGAATCACGTTTGCCAGTTATTTCAAGTGTCGGACATGAAACTGATACGACTTTGGCAGATTATGTGGCTGACCGTAGAGCGGCAACGCCAACAGCAGCCGCTGAATTAGCAACGCCAGTAACGAAAGCTGATATTATTTCTTGGATTGCGGAGCGCCAAAATAGGGCTTATCAAGCTAGTTTGCGCGTGATTAAACAAAAACAAGAACGTTTGGATAAACTAGCAAAATCCGTTATTTTTAGACAACCTGAGCGATTATACGACGGATATGTTCAAAAATTGGATCGTTTGACAACTCAGTTGACGAACACTATGCAAACTCAATTTAATCAGGCTAGTCAACGGCAACAACTGCTAAATCAACGTCTTTTGGCTGTTGACTTAGGAAGTGATATTCGACGTTATCAAGAGCGTTTAGAAGCTTTTCAACGCCTTTTAATATCTAACATGACCAGCCAATATGATAGTAAGTTAGCACGATTTGAAAAGGCACAAGATGCTTTGCTGTCTTTGGATACTAGTCGAATTATTGCCAGAGGCTATGCCATGGTACAAAAAAACGAAGAAATTATCTCAAGCGTGACAGATGTTACAGTAGGCGACCAATTGACTGTTCGACTAAAAGACGGTCAGCTTGAAGTGGAGGTAAAAGATGCCAAATAA
- a CDS encoding exodeoxyribonuclease VII small subunit, whose amino-acid sequence MPNKKTFEENLQDLEAIVTKLENGDVALEDAIAEFQKGMVLSKELQKTLESAEKTLVKVMQADGTETEMDA is encoded by the coding sequence ATGCCAAATAAAAAAACATTTGAAGAAAATTTACAAGATTTAGAAGCTATTGTTACCAAACTTGAAAATGGTGATGTCGCTTTGGAAGATGCTATCGCAGAATTTCAAAAAGGCATGGTGTTATCAAAAGAGCTTCAAAAAACGTTAGAATCTGCTGAAAAAACACTTGTCAAAGTGATGCAGGCTGACGGAACAGAAACGGAAATGGATGCCTAA
- a CDS encoding SH3 domain-containing protein — protein MRKSCKITVILLCSVLLLGACSKKEKSSQVSTSHSKVTQVSKSSTKKKKVTKNSSSTELSSSISAPNSQDSSNDSSVAESGEAQSSDSLNTQGSSVLSRNENNTTNSEQSTSSSVENSGGAVVNSGTLELSQATPIYSQPDKSSEAVDIFSTGNIEFDKYFSENGEWWYSYVSYEGQRYYIAYSDINH, from the coding sequence ATGAGAAAGAGTTGTAAAATAACTGTAATATTACTCTGCTCAGTCTTGTTACTTGGAGCTTGTTCAAAAAAGGAAAAGTCATCTCAAGTTAGCACAAGCCATTCAAAAGTAACACAAGTAAGCAAGAGTAGCACAAAGAAAAAGAAAGTGACTAAAAATTCATCAAGCACAGAGTTGAGTTCATCAATTTCAGCACCCAATAGCCAAGATAGTAGTAATGACAGTTCAGTTGCTGAGAGTGGAGAAGCTCAAAGTTCAGATTCTTTAAATACTCAAGGTTCTTCTGTATTATCTCGGAACGAGAATAACACTACAAATTCTGAGCAGTCTACATCATCCAGTGTTGAGAATAGTGGGGGAGCAGTGGTTAATTCTGGAACACTTGAATTAAGTCAAGCGACACCAATTTATTCACAACCCGACAAATCAAGTGAGGCGGTTGATATTTTTTCTACTGGAAACATTGAATTTGATAAGTATTTCAGTGAAAATGGTGAGTGGTGGTATAGTTATGTTTCATACGAAGGCCAACGTTACTACATTGCTTATTCAGATATTAATCATTAA
- a CDS encoding GBS Bsp-like repeat-containing protein: MKKSIFDHCSQRFSIRKCSCGVVSVLLGITLLLGGANVSAEEEAVSSHLTEDNVILSNVQNQDSISDLNQSNNDFFSDEIEENNDSEENIVETTEANTNVNIDDSAGCDIDEVNNINDEAESSDKMNEFESDEVQSVTLSIQENTVYYTEKMLSASLNSGKSGVVGDDYPSGWKGSGGGQDTWGYTKSTCTSFVAYRLRNINKFEIPKNLGNAGEWGRKAQSQGYLVNKKPAVGAVAWSTEGTYGHVAWVAAVNGNSVVVEEYNWNWDYAYHTRTMPISSYAGFIHFKDLKSEPEKPVVKGKIEIQNQNDKAGTFDVIVTDASSNYEIREVQLPIWSAQNDQDDIIWYRAQKQGNGTYKTSVKISDHKNDRGTYNIHLYYVLSNGQQIGIGGTQTNITDGKSENPTGKLKITNQDDKTGTFSVIIEDVLCPNGLKEIRVPVWSEKNGQDDIIWYTATKQNDSTYKVSVKISDHKNDRGTYNIHLYYATNNGKFLGVDGTQIEIKEVVDNGPTGDIAIKNKNNQTGTFDVIISNVFNKNGVKEVKVPIWSEENGQDDIIWYTASKQSDNTYKVSVKASNHKNSQGQYNVHLYYVQNDGKMIGVGGTKTDVHFISRPSIPDKGNYTFSSRASIKSEPKMSSPEIAYYDAGNKVYYDKVLFSDGHYWISYVSYTGSRRYISIT; encoded by the coding sequence ATGAAAAAGTCAATTTTTGACCATTGTTCGCAGCGCTTTTCAATTAGAAAATGTTCATGTGGTGTAGTGTCAGTTCTTCTAGGGATTACACTATTATTAGGTGGAGCAAATGTTAGCGCAGAAGAGGAAGCTGTTTCATCACATTTGACAGAAGATAATGTTATTCTATCAAATGTTCAAAATCAAGATTCTATATCTGATTTAAATCAAAGTAATAATGATTTTTTCAGTGATGAAATTGAAGAAAATAATGATTCTGAAGAAAATATTGTTGAGACCACAGAAGCTAATACGAATGTAAATATTGATGATTCAGCAGGTTGTGATATTGATGAAGTAAATAACATTAATGATGAAGCGGAATCTAGTGATAAAATGAACGAGTTTGAAAGTGACGAAGTACAAAGTGTAACTTTATCAATTCAAGAGAACACTGTTTACTATACAGAGAAAATGTTATCAGCTTCATTGAATTCTGGTAAGTCAGGTGTGGTGGGAGATGATTATCCTTCTGGTTGGAAAGGCAGTGGAGGTGGACAGGATACATGGGGATATACAAAATCTACCTGTACATCATTTGTTGCATATCGACTACGAAATATCAATAAATTTGAAATTCCTAAAAATTTAGGAAATGCTGGAGAATGGGGAAGAAAAGCACAAAGTCAGGGATATTTAGTAAATAAAAAACCAGCGGTTGGTGCGGTAGCTTGGTCAACTGAAGGAACATATGGACATGTAGCTTGGGTAGCGGCGGTCAACGGTAATAGTGTTGTTGTTGAAGAATACAATTGGAATTGGGATTATGCATATCACACTAGGACTATGCCAATCAGTAGTTATGCTGGCTTTATTCATTTTAAAGATTTAAAATCAGAACCTGAAAAGCCAGTGGTAAAAGGAAAAATCGAAATCCAAAACCAAAATGACAAAGCTGGAACTTTTGATGTTATTGTAACAGATGCCTCAAGTAACTATGAGATACGTGAAGTTCAACTTCCGATTTGGTCAGCACAGAATGACCAAGATGATATCATTTGGTATAGAGCTCAAAAACAAGGAAATGGCACATATAAGACATCGGTAAAAATCAGTGATCATAAGAATGATAGAGGTACATATAATATTCACTTATATTACGTCTTGAGTAATGGTCAACAAATTGGTATTGGTGGAACGCAGACAAATATTACAGATGGAAAAAGTGAAAATCCTACTGGTAAGCTAAAAATTACAAATCAAGATGATAAAACAGGAACATTTAGTGTAATAATTGAAGATGTCCTTTGCCCAAATGGATTAAAAGAAATTAGAGTTCCAGTTTGGTCAGAAAAAAATGGTCAAGACGATATTATCTGGTATACTGCTACCAAACAAAATGATAGTACCTATAAAGTTTCTGTAAAGATTAGCGATCATAAAAATGATAGAGGAACGTATAATATTCATCTTTATTACGCAACTAATAATGGTAAATTTTTAGGAGTTGACGGTACACAAATTGAAATAAAAGAAGTAGTTGATAATGGACCAACAGGTGACATTGCAATTAAAAATAAAAACAATCAAACAGGTACATTTGATGTTATTATCTCTAATGTTTTTAATAAAAATGGAGTGAAAGAAGTCAAAGTTCCAATTTGGTCAGAAGAGAATGGTCAAGATGATATTATCTGGTATACTGCTAGCAAACAAAGTGATAACACCTATAAAGTTTCTGTGAAGGCAAGTAATCACAAAAATAGTCAAGGACAATACAATGTTCACTTATACTATGTTCAAAATGACGGTAAAATGATTGGAGTTGGTGGAACGAAAACAGATGTTCATTTTATTTCACGACCTTCAATCCCAGATAAAGGAAACTATACATTTAGTAGTCGTGCAAGTATAAAATCAGAACCTAAAATGTCATCACCTGAAATTGCGTATTATGATGCAGGAAATAAGGTCTATTATGATAAAGTTCTTTTTTCTGATGGTCATTATTGGATTAGTTATGTATCTTATACGGGAAGTCGTCGTTATATTAGTATTACGTAG
- a CDS encoding sensor histidine kinase: protein MSIEIICSEVHFWVMIILYLLLYQQISGIKFQKRWFIIIPLIFRILFLIIPILGYFGSLLFLVIYSLYKNYYQNRLLDIFYGFYPIIIESLFSKLFTHFIFPLFGISFDIVSNNYILLFIVELLIYPIYYLLIRVLKVDFSCLQKSLKKQNFNPFLWLVDITMVVYFCILQLLMIFDVNFNSFLSYRKLLVGIYLILFFMMLIYINGTCKEKLEQEVLEQKDRQLADLSNYNKQIEHLYKEIKNFRHDYVNILSSIKTGIDNRDIDAISDVYQKVLAKSGQRIQGNRYNITNLINVENEAIKSVLSAKVLEAQDKGININIEVGDSFVNPKIDLLDFVTILSILIDNAIEGVQPDSNHSITVALIAGEEDALIVENTTLKEKIDISQIYSYGFSTKGTDRGIGLSNVIHILDNYPNVTLQTQSSHHIFKQTLKMK, encoded by the coding sequence ATGAGCATTGAAATAATTTGTAGTGAAGTACATTTTTGGGTGATGATTATTCTCTATTTGTTGTTGTATCAACAAATTTCTGGGATAAAATTTCAAAAGCGGTGGTTTATAATAATCCCTCTTATTTTTAGAATACTATTTTTGATAATTCCTATTTTAGGATATTTTGGATCGCTGCTTTTTTTAGTAATCTATTCACTTTATAAAAATTATTATCAAAATAGACTGTTAGATATTTTTTATGGATTTTATCCGATAATTATTGAAAGTCTATTTAGTAAGTTATTCACTCATTTTATTTTTCCGCTGTTTGGTATCTCATTTGATATCGTTAGTAATAATTACATATTGCTTTTTATTGTTGAACTATTAATCTATCCTATCTATTACTTACTTATAAGAGTTTTAAAAGTTGATTTTAGTTGCCTGCAAAAAAGTTTAAAAAAGCAAAATTTTAATCCATTTTTATGGCTTGTTGATATCACTATGGTTGTATATTTTTGTATCTTACAACTTTTAATGATTTTTGATGTTAATTTTAATTCTTTTTTGAGTTACAGAAAGCTATTGGTGGGTATTTACCTGATTTTATTCTTTATGATGTTGATTTATATAAATGGTACTTGTAAAGAAAAACTTGAACAAGAAGTTTTAGAACAAAAAGATAGACAATTGGCTGATTTATCTAACTATAATAAGCAGATTGAGCATTTATATAAAGAGATAAAAAACTTTCGTCATGACTATGTTAATATTCTTTCGAGTATAAAGACAGGGATAGATAATAGAGATATTGATGCCATTTCGGACGTTTATCAAAAAGTATTAGCCAAATCTGGTCAACGAATTCAAGGAAATAGATATAATATAACTAATTTAATAAATGTAGAAAATGAAGCAATAAAAAGTGTTTTGTCTGCTAAAGTACTAGAAGCTCAAGATAAAGGAATTAATATAAATATCGAAGTTGGAGATTCTTTTGTTAATCCTAAAATTGATTTACTTGATTTTGTGACTATTTTATCAATATTAATTGATAATGCCATTGAAGGTGTTCAACCAGATTCTAATCATAGTATTACAGTTGCTTTGATTGCTGGTGAAGAAGATGCGTTGATAGTGGAGAATACAACTTTGAAAGAAAAAATAGACATTTCACAAATTTATTCGTATGGTTTTTCTACTAAGGGAACAGATAGAGGAATTGGGTTATCTAATGTCATTCATATTTTAGATAATTATCCAAATGTTACTTTGCAGACACAAAGTAGTCACCATATATTTAAACAGACATTAAAAATGAAATAA
- a CDS encoding FeoB-associated Cys-rich membrane protein, translated as MATIIIAAIIAFAVFMGFRSFIKGKGSCGDCDCNCPVKDEMHKTAK; from the coding sequence ATGGCAACGATTATTATTGCTGCAATTATTGCATTTGCGGTGTTTATGGGCTTTCGTAGTTTCATCAAAGGAAAAGGTTCTTGTGGTGATTGTGATTGTAACTGCCCAGTCAAAGATGAAATGCATAAAACAGCAAAGTAA
- a CDS encoding L,D-transpeptidase, which produces MQKKFSKRITVLFLALCFIILSYCLYRNINKAIQPRQQEVQIQEKNEKKVYPNLANYSNVSILVSIKQQKMIIYSGNQVIFKTTVSTGAKDSPTPTGKFAIEAERGDFFYNEESSEGAYYWVSFKDHGTYLFHSVPTDCNGNEIKEEAEKLGTPCSHGCVRMSKEDAKWFYENISEGVIVSIH; this is translated from the coding sequence ATGCAAAAGAAGTTTTCAAAAAGGATTACTGTTTTATTTTTAGCTTTGTGCTTTATCATTCTTAGCTATTGTCTTTATCGAAATATTAATAAAGCTATTCAGCCAAGGCAGCAAGAAGTACAGATTCAAGAGAAGAACGAAAAGAAAGTTTATCCTAATTTGGCAAATTACAGCAATGTGAGTATTCTTGTTTCGATTAAGCAACAGAAGATGATTATTTATTCTGGAAATCAAGTAATATTTAAGACGACCGTTTCGACAGGTGCTAAAGATAGTCCGACGCCGACAGGAAAATTTGCCATTGAAGCTGAACGTGGTGATTTTTTCTACAATGAAGAATCTAGTGAGGGAGCTTATTACTGGGTGTCTTTTAAAGACCATGGAACGTATCTCTTTCACAGTGTGCCAACGGATTGTAACGGAAATGAAATTAAAGAAGAAGCTGAAAAATTAGGAACACCTTGTTCTCACGGGTGTGTCAGAATGTCAAAAGAAGATGCCAAATGGTTTTACGAGAACATCTCTGAGGGAGTTATCGTTAGCATTCATTGA
- a CDS encoding NAD(P)H-hydrate dehydratase — translation MIINELLVRQVITNRQPHSHKGTYGRVLLIGGFYPYGGAIIMSALATVKSGAGLVTVSTERDNIAALHSHLPEAMAFDCDDKELFYENLTKADVVLIGPGLGENSKAETVFQMVFEHISEHQILIIDGSALNLLAKAKPITVKTNHLILTPHQKEWERLSGIAISNQTIENTKAALQEFPEKTVLVAKSHQTKIIQGNQVGELTVGGPYQATGGMGDTLCGMIAGFVAQFKDNLFSSVATATYLHSYIADQLSDQAYVVLPTTISAELPRIMKELSER, via the coding sequence ATGATTATTAATGAATTATTGGTGCGTCAAGTGATTACAAATCGCCAGCCACATTCTCACAAAGGAACATACGGTCGTGTTCTTTTAATTGGTGGATTTTACCCTTATGGTGGAGCGATTATCATGAGCGCCTTAGCCACGGTTAAAAGTGGTGCTGGATTAGTGACTGTGTCGACTGAGCGTGACAATATCGCAGCTCTTCACAGCCATCTTCCAGAAGCTATGGCTTTTGATTGTGATGATAAGGAGCTATTTTATGAAAATTTGACCAAGGCTGATGTCGTTTTGATTGGTCCTGGTTTAGGGGAAAATAGCAAAGCAGAAACCGTGTTTCAAATGGTTTTTGAGCATATTTCTGAACACCAGATTTTGATTATTGACGGCTCCGCTTTGAATTTATTGGCAAAAGCTAAGCCAATCACAGTTAAAACGAATCATCTCATATTGACACCGCATCAAAAAGAATGGGAAAGATTATCAGGAATCGCTATTTCGAACCAGACAATCGAAAACACCAAAGCAGCTCTGCAAGAATTTCCAGAAAAGACCGTCTTAGTGGCTAAAAGTCATCAGACTAAAATCATTCAAGGAAATCAAGTCGGCGAGCTAACTGTTGGCGGTCCTTACCAAGCGACAGGTGGTATGGGAGATACGCTTTGTGGCATGATTGCAGGCTTTGTCGCCCAGTTTAAAGATAATCTCTTTAGCAGTGTTGCCACAGCAACGTACCTACATTCCTACATCGCTGACCAACTCAGTGACCAAGCCTATGTTGTTTTACCAACGACAATTAGCGCAGAACTCCCCCGTATCATGAAAGAACTCTCGGAGAGATAA
- a CDS encoding bifunctional methylenetetrahydrofolate dehydrogenase/methenyltetrahydrofolate cyclohydrolase, which yields MATIIDGKALAVKKQTELVEKVEKLKAETGVVPGLVVILVGDDPASQVYVRNKERSAKKAGFLSETVRLSESISEEELIQVIEQYNEDDRFHGILVQLPLPAHINDKRVILAIDPKKDVDGFHPINTGHLWNGRPVMVPCTPAGIMELLREYDIDLEGKTAVIIGRSNIVGKPMAQLLLDKNATVTLAHSRTRHLARVTKQADVLIVAIGQGHFVTKEFVKEGAVVIDVGMNRDDNGKLIGDVKFDEVEPLASFITPVPGGVGPMTITMLMEQTYQSALRSVKA from the coding sequence ATGGCAACAATTATAGATGGAAAAGCTTTAGCCGTCAAAAAACAGACTGAATTAGTTGAAAAAGTTGAAAAATTAAAAGCTGAGACGGGCGTTGTGCCTGGTTTGGTCGTTATTCTTGTTGGTGATGACCCAGCTAGTCAAGTTTATGTCCGCAATAAAGAACGTTCTGCTAAGAAAGCAGGATTTTTAAGTGAAACTGTTCGCCTTTCAGAATCAATCAGTGAAGAAGAATTGATTCAAGTGATTGAACAATATAACGAAGATGACCGTTTTCACGGTATTTTGGTGCAATTGCCACTTCCTGCACACATTAATGATAAGCGTGTGATTCTAGCAATTGACCCTAAAAAAGACGTAGATGGTTTCCACCCAATCAACACAGGACACCTTTGGAATGGACGTCCTGTCATGGTACCGTGTACGCCAGCTGGCATTATGGAATTGCTTCGTGAGTATGACATTGATTTAGAAGGTAAAACAGCTGTCATCATTGGTCGTTCAAATATCGTCGGAAAACCAATGGCGCAGCTATTATTGGACAAAAATGCAACGGTTACCTTGGCGCACTCTCGTACACGTCATTTGGCGCGCGTGACAAAACAAGCTGATGTTTTAATCGTGGCAATCGGTCAAGGACATTTTGTAACCAAAGAATTTGTGAAAGAAGGGGCAGTGGTTATTGATGTCGGTATGAACCGTGATGACAATGGTAAGCTCATTGGAGATGTTAAATTTGACGAAGTTGAACCACTCGCAAGTTTTATCACACCAGTACCTGGTGGCGTTGGTCCAATGACCATTACAATGCTTATGGAACAAACGTATCAATCTGCCCTTAGAAGTGTGAAAGCATGA
- a CDS encoding GBS Bsp-like repeat-containing protein: MKKSIFGCEEQRFGIRKYSVGVASVLIASVLVMGGQTVAADDVVSADAISTELVTDVQEESENSSAISESNVQADVTTEDENTEAVTSDETDEQAVSQVANENQPEETADVAKEEQVEESNATETSEAREVESNENEVVTINVAQASKNVQTNQARVFEESKIPVTANSLPNQGYYTYTKQTEVKNTPKASAPVAFYANVGDRIFYDQVLSEDGYQWISYKSYSGQRRYAAIQKLTPTVVQKLSGSINIQNVSSQGFEVLVTNVSDPKGVKAVKVPVWTDKNDQDDIIWYDGVKQTNGDYKVIVKTAEHKGETGNYNVHLYYLEQSGKMQGIEGKKVTVPEKTTGAQNIPEQGSYTFNEVVEVKNEPKMSAPTEFTFEKGFKLGYYDKVLEADNHQWISYVSYGGVRRYIPIATLKTQAPTGKVDIQNHTNGDFDVIVSDVSDSNGIKAVKVPVWTVKNDQDDIIWYDAVKQSDGTYKVNVKLSEHKNERSDYNVHLYYQEPDGKMRGVLGTKTTVAEAKTSVTGKVDIQSHANGDFDVIVSDVSDSNGIKAVKVPVWTVKNDQDDIIWYDAVKQSDGIYKVNVKLSEHKNERGDYNVHLYYQETDGKMRGVLGTKTTVAEAKLSGQLAITNQSPQGFDVIISEVSNPNGVKTVKVPVWSTQGGQDDIIWYNATKQNDGTYKVAVNVKDHKNNSGEYNVHLYYEQNDGSLKGVSATRTTVEAPKAQPAPAMPQSGTYVFTSPKEVKSQPKVSAPTEFTLDKGYQIRYDQAFSADGHQWISYVSYGGLRRYVLIN; this comes from the coding sequence ATGAAAAAAAGTATATTTGGTTGTGAGGAGCAACGTTTTGGTATCCGCAAATATAGTGTTGGGGTTGCTTCTGTTTTAATCGCAAGTGTGCTAGTTATGGGAGGACAAACTGTTGCTGCTGATGATGTGGTGTCGGCGGATGCTATTTCAACGGAGCTAGTAACAGATGTTCAAGAAGAAAGTGAGAATTCGTCTGCTATTAGTGAATCTAATGTTCAAGCAGATGTCACAACAGAAGATGAAAATACTGAAGCAGTCACTTCTGATGAAACTGATGAGCAAGCCGTTAGTCAAGTAGCAAATGAAAATCAGCCAGAAGAAACTGCTGATGTTGCGAAAGAAGAGCAAGTAGAAGAAAGTAATGCCACTGAGACATCTGAAGCACGTGAGGTTGAATCAAACGAAAATGAGGTTGTTACTATAAATGTAGCGCAAGCGAGCAAAAATGTTCAAACAAATCAAGCGCGTGTTTTTGAAGAATCAAAAATTCCTGTAACAGCTAATAGCCTACCTAATCAAGGCTATTACACTTATACCAAACAGACGGAAGTCAAAAATACACCGAAAGCTTCTGCACCAGTTGCTTTTTATGCCAATGTTGGCGACCGCATTTTTTACGACCAAGTTTTGAGCGAAGATGGCTACCAATGGATTTCTTATAAATCTTATTCAGGTCAACGTCGTTATGCTGCTATTCAGAAATTGACACCAACAGTTGTTCAAAAATTGTCTGGCTCTATTAATATTCAGAATGTTAGTAGCCAAGGTTTTGAAGTTCTTGTGACAAATGTTTCAGATCCTAAAGGTGTAAAGGCGGTAAAAGTTCCAGTCTGGACAGATAAAAATGACCAAGATGATATTATCTGGTATGACGGTGTGAAACAGACTAATGGCGATTACAAAGTTATTGTCAAAACTGCTGAACACAAAGGCGAGACTGGCAATTATAATGTGCACCTCTATTACCTTGAACAAAGTGGGAAAATGCAAGGTATCGAGGGTAAAAAGGTTACTGTTCCAGAGAAAACAACTGGTGCGCAAAATATTCCAGAACAAGGTTCTTATACCTTTAACGAAGTTGTCGAAGTGAAAAATGAACCTAAAATGTCAGCGCCGACTGAATTTACCTTTGAAAAAGGATTTAAACTTGGTTACTACGATAAGGTTTTAGAAGCCGACAATCACCAATGGATTTCTTATGTCAGCTACGGTGGGGTACGTCGCTATATTCCAATTGCTACGCTAAAAACACAAGCTCCAACTGGCAAAGTCGATATTCAAAACCACACTAACGGAGACTTTGATGTTATTGTGTCGGACGTTTCAGATAGCAATGGTATTAAAGCTGTGAAAGTGCCAGTCTGGACGGTAAAAAATGACCAAGATGACATCATCTGGTATGACGCCGTGAAACAGTCAGATGGTACTTACAAGGTCAATGTCAAATTGTCTGAGCACAAAAACGAACGCAGTGATTACAATGTTCATTTGTATTACCAAGAACCAGATGGCAAAATGCGTGGCGTGCTGGGTACAAAAACAACAGTAGCGGAAGCTAAAACAAGTGTTACTGGCAAAGTCGATATTCAAAGCCACGCTAATGGAGACTTTGATGTTATCGTGTCAGACGTTTCAGATAGTAATGGCATTAAAGCTGTGAAAGTTCCCGTTTGGACGGTAAAGAATGACCAAGATGACATCATTTGGTACGACGCCGTGAAACAAAGTGACGGCATCTATAAAGTTAACGTGAAATTGTCTGAGCACAAAAACGAGCGTGGTGATTACAATGTTCACCTCTATTACCAAGAAACAGACGGCAAAATGCGTGGCGTACTTGGCACCAAAACAACAGTAGCGGAAGCTAAGCTTTCTGGTCAATTGGCGATTACCAACCAATCACCACAAGGATTTGATGTCATTATTTCGGAAGTTTCAAATCCTAATGGAGTGAAAACGGTGAAAGTGCCAGTTTGGTCAACGCAAGGTGGGCAAGATGATATTATCTGGTATAATGCGACAAAACAAAATGATGGCACTTATAAGGTAGCTGTTAATGTTAAAGACCATAAAAATAATTCTGGTGAGTATAATGTTCATCTTTACTATGAGCAAAATGATGGTTCATTAAAAGGTGTTTCAGCAACTCGCACGACTGTTGAGGCTCCTAAAGCTCAACCAGCGCCAGCTATGCCACAAAGTGGAACATATGTTTTTACAAGTCCAAAAGAAGTGAAAAGTCAACCAAAAGTATCAGCGCCAACCGAGTTTACCTTGGATAAAGGGTATCAAATCCGCTACGACCAAGCGTTTAGTGCTGACGGTCATCAATGGATTTCTTATGTTAGTTATGGTGGCTTGAGACGTTATGTATTGATTAATTAG